In Bacteroidales bacterium, the following are encoded in one genomic region:
- a CDS encoding efflux RND transporter permease subunit translates to MLILALATLFVFAVLMFLFKRWRIAFLILFLYLMGITGSLIMLYVFNIPLNVSSYTGLIMIVGIIAENAIFTVFQYFSELENESRDFAIKNAINLRLRPNLMTALSAILALIPLSSGIGIGAQMQQAIAIAVIGGFIVGLPLLFYQLSYNE, encoded by the coding sequence ATGTTAATTTTGGCTTTAGCAACACTCTTTGTATTTGCCGTTTTGATGTTCTTGTTTAAACGCTGGCGAATAGCATTTTTGATTTTGTTTCTCTATTTAATGGGAATAACAGGAAGTCTAATTATGTTATATGTATTTAATATTCCTTTGAATGTGAGTAGCTATACCGGTTTGATTATGATAGTTGGAATTATTGCTGAGAATGCAATCTTTACGGTATTTCAATATTTTTCGGAGCTGGAAAATGAATCTAGAGATTTTGCAATAAAAAATGCCATTAATTTACGTTTACGTCCCAATTTAATGACAGCCCTAAGTGCTATCTTGGCTCTAATTCCTTTATCAAGTGGTATTGGCATTGGAGCACAGATGCAACAAGCCATCGCTATTGCCGTTATTGGTGGGTTTATTGTTGGATTACCTTTATTGTTCTACCAACTTTCTTACAACGAATGA